The following proteins come from a genomic window of Amphiura filiformis chromosome 16, Afil_fr2py, whole genome shotgun sequence:
- the LOC140135643 gene encoding uncharacterized protein — translation MENINLLILCLLLGYQFVSVWSTTNPPDESQLNTCNACCQGPAGIPGVPGAAGAAGAAGTPGNNGLSGRDGLKGEAGSKGDSGERGERGMVGLPGPQGPSGDHGEHGLQGLRGLPGKLGPRGIAGLDGSDGTPGLGGRPGPRGMKGAKGEATGRRRSAFSVGKTSGQTGDRGDTVTFDVVETNIGIHYSTSSHKFTCQIPGTYVFMFTIAANSRDDPHVFLKKDGTLITIAIVRETDSGGAMYLQGSQGVVLQLEQGSQVWLEFGSTGKRLHGGSTKPTTFAGFLLYED, via the coding sequence ATGGAGAACATAAATCTGCTGATCCTCTGCCTACTTCTTGGATATCAGTTTGTATCAGTCTGGTCTACCACGAACCCACCTGATGAGAGTCAACTGAACACTTGCAATGCTTGCTGTCAAGGTCCGGCAGGTATACCGGGTGTGCCAGGTGCAGCAGGAGCAGCCGGTGCTGCCGGTACTCCCGGTAACAATGGCTTATCGGGCAGGGACGGACTGAAGGGAGAAGCCGGCAGTAAGGGCGATTCTGGTGAACGAGGTGAAAGGGGAATGGTCGGCTTACCAGGTCCACAGGGTCCAAGTGGAGATCATGGAGAACATGGACTTCAGGGTTTGCGAGGTCTTCCGGGCAAGTTAGGCCCTCGGGGCATAGCTGGATTAGATGGATCTGATGGTACACCTGGACTGGGTGGAAGACCTGGACCAAGGGGAATGAAAGGTGCAAAAGGTGAAGCTACTGGACGAAGAAGATCTGCTTTCTCTGTGGGGAAAACAAGCGGGCAGACTGGAGATCGAGGGGACACAGTCACATTTGATGTGGTTGAAACCAACATTGGAATCCACTACAGCACATCTAGTCATAAGTTCACCTGCCAAATTCCTGGCACATACGTCTTCATGTTCACCATAGCTGCTAATTCTAGAGATGATCCACATGTTTTTCTTAAGAAAGATGGCACTCTCATTACCATAGCCATAGTGAGAGAGACTGATAGTGGTGGAGCTATGTATTTACAAGGTAGTCAAGGAGTTGTGTTGCAGTTAGAACAGGGTAGTCAAGTCTGGTTGGAGTTTGGCAGTACTGGAAAACGGTTACATGGTGGGAGTACTAAGCCCACAACTTTCGCCGGATTTTTACTCTACGAGGATTAG